The DNA window ATCTCTATTCTTTGCAAAAAAATGGGCCTCTTTAACCATAGAAAATCTTTCCCTTAAAGAATCCGACTATCAAGCTTATCTTGTTGTTATATTATGCAGAATACTTTTTTTGCATCTTAATGATCGTGTTGCCTCTAAACAGGAAGCTTCTAATTGGGTGAAAAATACATATCCAAAATGGGCTTCTTTAATCGAAAATGCAGAAAATTGGAAAGAACATCATAAGCCAAACATTTGTGACAATGAAATCCTAGGTTTTATAAGTTTTTTAAAAGGAATAATTTTTTAACTTAAATAAATTTTCTTTATTTTTTTCTTGAGCACTGTTATAAAAATTTTTAAAAATTAAAAAAATTTTTATCCTCAAAAGGTATTTCCATGAAAGCATCTTTAAAATTATTTTTTCTTGTCATTCTCTCTTCTCTATTTTTTGGAAGTTTCCAATCCCTTTTTTCTATGGAAGCTGATGAAAGTCTTCAACTTGAAATAGCAGATAAACAAGGTCAAAATTATAGAGTAAGACCTTTCAGATTTGCAGATGAAACCTCTTTAAAAGAAATGCAAGCAGCTCATGCTGCAACACCGAAAGAAACATCCTTTATAACACCTTCAGAAAATTCAAGCCTTGAATTTGATGCTTTTGAACGCCAATATAGAATGGAAGAGGTTGGAAATATTATCGAAAAACATTGGGCCATTCTTAGAGATGAACAAGTTATTGGGAATTTTGACTTTTCAGGAGAAGAAGCAACCATTCTTCTTCACCCAGAGTATAGATCCCGTGGAATAGCACAATCTGCTTTACGTGTCATCCATGGCTATTTTGAGGAAAAATTTAATACAAATGATTTGACATTGCTTCCAAAAGATGATGAAGCTGCGGAAGAACTTGAACAGCTTTTTTCTCAAAGACAAACATATACATACGAAGAATATAAAAGACTTCTTCAGTCGT is part of the Pseudomonadota bacterium genome and encodes:
- a CDS encoding DUF4111 domain-containing protein, which codes for MENLSLKESDYQAYLVVILCRILFLHLNDRVASKQEASNWVKNTYPKWASLIENAENWKEHHKPNICDNEILGFISFLKGIIF